The Candidatus Bathyarchaeia archaeon genome includes the window CGGTTTCTCTGGAACAAACGCTCGAAGGAAGGAATGACCGAGGCAATCGAGCATTTCCGGGCCGCGGCTCAGAAGGACCCCTCATTCCCCTTACCTCACGTCGGGATCGCAGACTGCTACAATCTGCTAGTTATCAACAGCTACTTGCCGGCGAAGGATGGGTATCCGCAAGCAGAGAAGGCGATTGCGCGTGCATTGGAGCTGGACAACAATCTCGCTGAAGGGCACGCTTCGTTAGGCTTACTCCGGTCCGATGCCGACTGGGACTGGGCTGGCGCGGAGCGCGAGTATCGGAAGGCGATCGAGCTGAACCCTAACTATGCCACAGCTCACCACTGGCTCTCGATACTTCTCGGACCGACTTTGGGGCGGGTAGACGAGGGGATGATGGAAGCGAAGAAGGCGCTTGAGCTCGACCCTTTGTCTCCAATCATCAACGTCAATCTCGGCCATGGATACGAGTCGATTGGGAATCTCGACTTGGCTGAAGAATATGCGCAAAAGGCGCTCGACTTGGATCCGAGCTTTGTCGGGGGTCTAGCTCTGCAGGCGTTGCTAGCGGTTGACCGGGGGTCTTATGGGGAGGCAATTAATCTCATCGAGAAGATTGCCTCTCTCATCCCATCAGCGTACAAGGCGATCAGGATTGGGGTGGCTTGCGTATATGCTATGGCAGGGAACCTTGCGAAGGCGAAGGAGGTCTTCGAGGAGACTGCCGCGGTAGTGGGGAAAGATCAGGTCACCGCGTTCCATCTCGCACGATACTATGCTGTTATCGGAGATCGGGATCGGGCGTTCGACTTGCTGGAAAGAGCGTTTGTGGATCGCGATCCTGACCTCTGCACCGTCAGCGCCGAGCCCTTTCTCAGAAGCCTCGCATCCGACGAGCGATTCGCCGACCTCCTCAAGAAAATGAAAGTACGATAGAACAGCTCAGACCCCTCTCAATTCTCAAAAAGCTTAAGACATATTTCAGCCAGCCCGAGTTGGCCGAAATGTCAACCTTACAGTCGGACGAGATTAAGCAGCGTCAACGAATGCAGTGGGACGCATCTGCGCCAGGCTGGAAAAAGTGGGAGAGACAGTTCATCCACAATCTTCAACCTCTCACCAACCTACTGGTGAAGAGTACCGGCATCAAACCCGGATACTCGGTTCTCGACCTGGCCTGTGGAACAGGCGAACCCGGGTTGACGATTGCGAACATTGTCGGGTCAAACGGAAGAGTTGTGGGAGTCGACTTGGCTCCGGGTATGTTGGTCGTGGCGAGGGAGCGAATGGCTTCTCAGGGTCTCAAGGATGTGACGTCTCAGGTGAATGAACACGACGATCTGCCAGCATTACAGGATAGCAGTTTCGACGCCGCAGTTTGCCGTCTAGGACTGATGTTCATGCCTGACCCTGTTCGCATGCTCAAGGCCATTCGCCGGGTCCTCAAGCCTGGCGGGAAAGCTTCCGTCGTTGTGTGGGGTCCTCCCGAAAAAGCTCCATTCTTCTCCGTGCCCATGAAGGCCGTAATGAAACATCTTCCAGACACTAAGCCTCTTCCGCCAGGGACCCCCGGAGGACCCTTCGGTATTCCAAGCCAAGAAATGCTTGGGGGACTCTTCACAAAAGCTGGCTTTTCAAACTTCAAGTCTCAGACAGCCGATGTAACCGTGTTTGACGCGAAGAGTCCGGAAGAATACTGGGAAGCGTCAACAGAGACAGCAGGACCCATCGTTCTACTTCTCTCGAAAATGTCTCCCGAAAAGAAAAAGGACGTGAGAGAAGAATTGGTCCAAACATTACGCGGCATGTTTCCATCAGGTCCAGTTAGACTTGGAGGAGAAGCGATAGTCGGGACAGGCACCAAGGCCGCAATCTGACCGCCAACAGTCCTGATCGATTTCCAAAAAAAGAAAAAAGAGGGAAGTTAGTTGTCAGACTG containing:
- a CDS encoding class I SAM-dependent methyltransferase; amino-acid sequence: MSTLQSDEIKQRQRMQWDASAPGWKKWERQFIHNLQPLTNLLVKSTGIKPGYSVLDLACGTGEPGLTIANIVGSNGRVVGVDLAPGMLVVARERMASQGLKDVTSQVNEHDDLPALQDSSFDAAVCRLGLMFMPDPVRMLKAIRRVLKPGGKASVVVWGPPEKAPFFSVPMKAVMKHLPDTKPLPPGTPGGPFGIPSQEMLGGLFTKAGFSNFKSQTADVTVFDAKSPEEYWEASTETAGPIVLLLSKMSPEKKKDVREELVQTLRGMFPSGPVRLGGEAIVGTGTKAAI